A portion of the Leptospira dzoumogneensis genome contains these proteins:
- a CDS encoding sulfatase family protein: MSEFWLKFKSLIRSEFNSGNPWIHSGIFVFVLTLLCLLTNTSLHVMGVDISEFISLFYGLIPLLLRDLGGVFSSSFSFFTGVAILFLGPDFSEWKNGKKIELYKIYLILFSVLFLLFCGSVSEYPQVYGEFFYYRHSWMVGFLYFITDHFSPFFFKSILFLFLAAQVVRTGLSFWKSKSYESLVRYAIFIILFYSFHLLGSAWGVLAASAFYSFGIQFSRSKKDLIFFAIVLLGFGFSFFNRSLSENPVSKEVLEHSSNTNVLIISADSIRQDQLGFVKGEKDKTPNIDRLASESLVFLDHHSTIPRTFPSWADFLSGKYSFEHGIQDMFPDKEDRSKLGNSVPTLPGILGKSHRTFVVSSFAGDIFPRANWGFQNVYAPNFSAETLTQQRTIESQVFFLPVLTGTFFGGGEYLSSIRSLPSLGDDSRILPDLFSLFDKKDRPFFGLYFSSVTHFPYSPPYPFYKNTDPSYYGPSKYFRFVDPSNSDKPDRKEQEQIRSIYSASLTAFDFSVGKILEELKRRSLYDDTLIILTSDHGESLFEEDHSHGHGEHLRGEGVTKIPLIIKFPKSFERKEVRNFKGITTSLDVFPTILSVVGVPTNRELSLRGKDLTKLPKTDTWAEDRFVYSETGIWFSDRGDHFFQKDRIRYPNILELHTIDPNDGNSVTVSDPYAKETVLFSKHRMLQTGTKKLIYVPSPSGVLYTCYDRISDPWNTKPLPASYCGNLQRQLELLLIGSGKWKKAGDYFLPKSEL, translated from the coding sequence ATGTCAGAGTTCTGGCTTAAATTTAAAAGTTTAATCCGATCGGAATTCAACTCCGGAAATCCTTGGATCCATTCCGGGATTTTCGTATTCGTTCTGACCCTTTTATGTTTACTCACCAATACTTCTTTGCATGTGATGGGAGTGGATATCAGCGAATTTATTTCTCTTTTTTACGGACTCATCCCTTTATTATTGAGAGATTTAGGCGGAGTATTCTCTTCTTCTTTTTCGTTTTTTACAGGTGTGGCGATCTTATTTTTAGGTCCTGATTTTTCCGAATGGAAGAATGGAAAGAAGATCGAGCTGTATAAGATCTATTTAATTTTATTTTCAGTGCTTTTTCTTTTGTTTTGCGGATCCGTTTCGGAATATCCGCAGGTATATGGGGAATTTTTCTATTATAGACATTCTTGGATGGTCGGGTTCTTATATTTTATCACGGATCATTTTTCTCCCTTCTTCTTTAAATCGATCCTGTTCTTATTTTTAGCGGCGCAGGTCGTTCGAACCGGGTTATCATTTTGGAAATCTAAGTCTTATGAGTCTTTGGTTCGATATGCTATTTTTATAATATTATTCTATTCTTTCCACCTTTTGGGATCTGCTTGGGGAGTTTTGGCTGCTTCTGCATTTTATTCCTTTGGTATTCAATTTTCTCGTTCTAAAAAAGATCTGATCTTTTTTGCGATTGTTCTCTTAGGTTTTGGATTTTCTTTTTTTAACAGATCCCTGAGTGAGAACCCTGTATCTAAAGAAGTATTAGAACATTCTTCCAATACGAATGTGCTTATCATTTCTGCGGATAGTATTCGTCAGGACCAATTAGGTTTTGTAAAAGGGGAGAAGGATAAAACCCCGAATATAGACCGGCTTGCTTCCGAATCTCTCGTATTTTTAGACCATCATTCTACGATCCCGAGAACTTTTCCTTCTTGGGCGGATTTTTTAAGCGGAAAATATTCTTTTGAACATGGAATACAAGACATGTTCCCAGATAAAGAAGATCGTTCTAAGTTGGGGAATTCTGTTCCTACACTTCCGGGTATTTTAGGAAAATCTCATAGAACATTCGTGGTCTCTTCTTTTGCGGGAGATATTTTTCCGAGAGCGAATTGGGGATTTCAAAATGTGTATGCTCCTAATTTTAGCGCGGAAACTTTGACCCAGCAGAGGACGATCGAGTCTCAGGTATTTTTTCTTCCCGTTTTGACCGGAACTTTTTTCGGAGGAGGGGAATATCTTTCTTCTATCAGATCTCTTCCGAGCTTGGGAGATGATTCTCGCATTCTTCCCGATCTATTCTCTTTGTTTGATAAAAAAGATCGTCCATTTTTTGGTCTGTATTTTTCTTCAGTCACTCATTTCCCTTATAGTCCGCCTTATCCTTTTTATAAGAATACGGATCCGAGCTATTACGGACCTTCTAAATATTTCCGTTTTGTGGATCCTAGTAATTCCGATAAGCCTGATAGAAAAGAGCAGGAGCAAATTCGTTCTATCTATTCCGCTTCTTTGACCGCTTTTGATTTTTCCGTGGGGAAAATTTTGGAAGAACTGAAAAGAAGAAGTTTATACGACGATACTCTTATCATTCTCACCTCCGATCATGGAGAATCCTTGTTCGAAGAGGATCATAGCCACGGTCATGGAGAACATTTGAGAGGGGAGGGTGTGACCAAAATCCCTCTTATCATCAAATTCCCTAAGTCCTTCGAAAGAAAAGAAGTCCGTAATTTTAAAGGGATCACAACTTCCTTAGATGTATTTCCTACGATCTTGTCCGTTGTCGGAGTTCCTACAAACCGGGAACTTTCTCTCAGAGGAAAAGATCTGACTAAACTTCCAAAGACAGATACTTGGGCAGAAGATCGTTTTGTGTATTCAGAGACTGGGATTTGGTTTTCGGACCGAGGAGATCATTTTTTTCAGAAGGATCGTATCCGTTATCCGAATATTCTGGAACTGCATACGATCGATCCGAATGACGGGAATAGTGTAACTGTTTCAGATCCTTATGCAAAAGAGACCGTTCTTTTTTCTAAGCATAGAATGCTCCAAACCGGGACCAAAAAGCTGATCTATGTTCCGAGCCCCAGCGGTGTTTTGTATACCTGCTATGATAGGATTTCCGATCCGTGGAATACGAAACCTCTCCCGGCTTCTTATTGCGGGAATTTGCAGCGTCAGTTGGAACTCCTACTGATAGGTTCTGGGAAATGGAAGAAGGCGGGAGATTATTTTCTCCCAAAATCAGAGCTTTGA
- a CDS encoding RsmD family RNA methyltransferase has protein sequence MKPGKKSKGLRIQTGELKGRLIPSPVSPEGKSNFTPAIIKKSLFDIIESLQLQGRLNLEDSAFIDLFAGSGQMGIESLSRGFARAVFLELAWDRFESLKGVLDKLGKPHLVLRKDAFRFHSGFDIPEKTKVYFMDPPYSFWDKKTEKLKNVVEEIAQNEPGVAAIIVQSPLPLNWEGFTPRSFGRNTLNVRVLA, from the coding sequence ATGAAACCGGGAAAAAAATCAAAAGGTCTTCGGATCCAAACCGGGGAATTGAAGGGGAGATTGATCCCTTCTCCAGTCAGCCCTGAGGGGAAGAGTAATTTTACTCCTGCGATCATTAAGAAATCGTTATTCGATATTATTGAATCGTTGCAGCTTCAAGGTCGTTTGAATTTGGAAGATTCCGCATTTATAGATCTATTTGCAGGTTCCGGCCAAATGGGGATAGAATCATTAAGCAGGGGTTTTGCAAGAGCGGTATTTTTGGAACTTGCCTGGGACAGATTCGAAAGTCTAAAAGGTGTTTTAGATAAATTAGGAAAACCTCATTTAGTTTTACGTAAAGACGCTTTCAGATTCCATTCGGGCTTCGATATTCCCGAAAAAACGAAAGTGTATTTTATGGATCCTCCTTATTCTTTCTGGGACAAGAAGACTGAAAAATTGAAAAATGTAGTAGAAGAGATTGCCCAGAACGAACCGGGTGTGGCGGCAATTATTGTTCAATCTCCTCTTCCTTTGAACTGGGAAGGATTTACTCCTCGTTCTTTCGGAAGGAATACTTTGAATGTCAGAGTTCTGGCTTAA
- a CDS encoding LIC12806 family lipoprotein has protein sequence MKYSFSILLLAFLGCGIKPVPPPAGKFCEPMLKNTQCVYLDFRNAKAILEDKEYPMKSTSILNFSYKVDEVFYEVEVLNENRVKITGTNGFQKTLLKLKDKDERKKEYAKLWQAIKDLF, from the coding sequence ATGAAATATTCTTTCTCTATTCTACTTTTAGCGTTTTTGGGATGTGGAATAAAACCTGTTCCTCCTCCTGCGGGAAAATTCTGCGAGCCCATGCTCAAAAACACACAATGTGTATATCTGGACTTCAGAAATGCAAAGGCCATTTTAGAGGATAAGGAATATCCGATGAAGTCCACAAGCATATTGAATTTTTCCTACAAAGTGGACGAAGTATTCTACGAAGTAGAAGTTTTGAACGAAAACCGTGTCAAGATCACAGGTACAAACGGATTCCAAAAGACATTATTAAAACTAAAAGATAAAGACGAGAGAAAGAAAGAATACGCTAAACTTTGGCAGGCAATCAAGGATCTGTTTTAA
- a CDS encoding type II toxin-antitoxin system VapC family toxin encodes MIVLDTHAWIWLMEGDPKMEKEPILRKLYRHIPQRGIFISEISGWEVGMLVAKKRIQISGTLNRWLQDAYNAPGIQPYRLSPEVIVESVNLPDSFHGDPADRMIVATARVLNAELVTKDKEIIKYGKKGNLKVISL; translated from the coding sequence ATGATCGTTCTAGATACACATGCCTGGATTTGGCTTATGGAAGGCGATCCTAAAATGGAAAAAGAACCCATTCTTAGGAAATTATACAGGCATATCCCTCAAAGAGGAATATTCATCTCCGAAATATCCGGTTGGGAAGTAGGGATGCTCGTAGCCAAAAAAAGGATACAGATCTCAGGGACATTAAATCGATGGCTGCAAGATGCGTATAACGCCCCAGGCATCCAACCTTATCGTTTAAGTCCTGAAGTAATTGTAGAAAGTGTAAATTTGCCCGACTCCTTTCACGGAGATCCGGCGGATAGAATGATCGTAGCAACTGCAAGAGTTTTGAATGCGGAGCTAGTTACCAAAGATAAAGAAATCATTAAATACGGTAAAAAGGGAAACCTAAAGGTGATCTCTTTATAG
- a CDS encoding type II toxin-antitoxin system Phd/YefM family antitoxin yields MQLSAAEFKTKCLSLMDRVQETQEEVIITKHGKPVAKLVTIKDSTAARLFGYLKGRIQENEDIVPSLGLRWDADLK; encoded by the coding sequence ATGCAACTCTCCGCAGCCGAATTCAAAACCAAATGTCTGAGCCTAATGGACAGGGTCCAGGAAACCCAGGAAGAAGTGATCATCACTAAACATGGAAAACCGGTGGCTAAGCTCGTGACTATCAAAGATAGCACTGCGGCCCGTTTATTCGGTTATCTAAAAGGACGGATCCAAGAGAACGAGGATATCGTTCCAAGCCTAGGTCTGCGTTGGGATGCGGATCTCAAATAG